In the genome of Arachis hypogaea cultivar Tifrunner chromosome 9, arahy.Tifrunner.gnm2.J5K5, whole genome shotgun sequence, the window GCTAGAGAATAGACATGCATGCTTATCTGTTTGGTATTTGAGTGGGGAAAAGAACTTTCACGTGCTTGGTTTCATGTGGTGCAAATTCAACCACACATGGACAAATGATACTCTCAGGACTTTTGTTCCTGTTCTTAGCTGTTTGTAATTTCTTTCTAGTTGTTATCATTAGCTCTAAAAATGATCATGATTCCTCTGAACATATAGAGTGTGAAAAAGTTGCTTATTTATtggaaaaaattatttattacaaTATATTAGTGACTATCATTGTAAAACTATGTGTAAAGTATATACAGTTGACTTGTGCCATCTAGTTTTGTCAAGTCTTACTTATCCTTTTACTTTATACAGCTCCATCCTGTTCTTATGATACTTGGCTTGATATTTCTTGGTGGTGAAGGTAATCAAACTAATTTCACAAGTTACTGGTTTAGGTCAATgttatttcctttttattttttaaccctattaagtgttttttttttcactaatttTGCCTAATTTGAACAATTTGCAGCTATCATAAGTTACAAATCTCTTCCTTTGAAGAAGGAAGTGAAGAAAGTGATACACCTTACTCTCCATGCAATTGCATTAGCACTTGGAATATTTGGAATCTGTGCTGCTTTCAAGAATCATAATGAAAGTGGGATTGCCAATCTCTACAGCTTGCATTCATGGCTTGGAATTGCGGTTATTTCCCTCTATGGCATTCAGGTAACCCATTCAATAAGGCTGAAACATCGACATGTACTTGCATGCTTCTGGAACATATTCAATAGTATAATTAgtattatattatatagtattctCTGAAAGCTGGAAATGTTTTTGTTTGCGTTTATGGTTCATGTCCCTGTTGGCTCTGCTATTTCAAACAAAGAATTGAATATTTCTATTTTGTGATCTGCAGTGGCTATATGGGTTTGTGATCTTCTTCTTCCCTGGTGGAACTCCGGCCATTAGACGCGAATCACTACCTTGGCATGTTCTATTTGGACTATTCGTGTATGTATTGGCTATTGGCACTGCTTCTCTTGGGTTTTTGGAGAAACTCACTTTCTTGGAGAACTCAGGATTGGCAAAATATGGCTCTGAGGCATTACTTGTCAACTTCACTGCTGTGATCACAATCTTATTTGGTGCTTTTGTTGTATTATCTGCTTTATCTGATGCTCCACCTGCAGAAGATGACTATGCACCCATTTAGATTTGTCTTCCAcgtcatattttttttatgtttgttatCAGTGTGTGCTGGGATTGGGAAAAAGGAAATAATATCTATTTGTATTATGGACATAGCTTGTAATTAATCCTCAATGTTGTGCTCTATGTCATGAAAAATCAGTCTACcttgtaatttttttagtttattttcacttCTTGCTGATTTGTAAGTGAAAATATTAAATTGTGGACATATATTCGATATATTAGATGTACCAAAAAATATTCAATGTATTAGGAGAATTAGTGTGTTGATAGAAATAGAACACTGGTTATTGAAACTTTTATTTTCAGAATAAAACCACAAGAAATAGCCTTAATAATGGCAAGCCATAAGATTTTAAAGATTTAAAGTGTGTTGATTACTCCTTTCGTTTCGAAACTATGTACAGGAAGGTatattattcttaaataattaaacacGTGTAATTAATAGTTATTTAATTATGCGTATAGCTAATAGTTATTTAttaatcataattaaataaaatattattttgataaaaataagagCATTCTTTTAGGACTGGGCTATTGTGTTACATAGAAACAAATACCATGAATCAACCCCAATATTATTTGGAAAAGAACTTTACATAAATGGGTTACATATCAACACGGACCAACtatattacttttcttttcttttttcattcaaTTATATTTCGTTGCATGGCCCATTCAATAGAGGCCCTAACTTATGGAAGTAATTCAATATGACAATATTTCAATTCCCTGGTCAtgatatgagaaataaactatggCTTTGCCAGTTTGGGAGGTCACAACTTTGCCTTCCTTGTAAGATTTGAGATGTACATCATCCTAAGTCACTACCTCATGCTTTCACGTTCAAGTTCCTATTATGTTGTTTATTTTATAAACAACCATTTGagttaatgataaaaataaagataaagataaaggcaAATGCATTATCACCTTAAtggtgttagaaacaagagaccaaACTAAAGAAAGTGTTTTGTGTATATTTCGGTCTGATCAAAAGTACAATATATAAGAGATAtttatttataggtgctaaatgaatcaacgCAATAAAGGCAtaaaatcctacaattaatatacagatatgctatataaatataaacgatactaattgatctaaattgattctaatgattctctaacatctcccttcaaactcaagtgggagctaaggataccaacttgagtttggataacaaagttTGGAAACAAGTCGGGTaatgagctttcgtgaagatatcagcagtctgatccagtgtTCCAACAGTAATGAGACGAACaacatcaataaggatacgttgctgaacaaagtgacaatcaatttcaatgtgtttggtgcgtttaTGAAACACATTATTATgtgcaatctgaatagcactgcggttatcaCAAAAAAACATCAGTAGGAGACGACTGAGGAGCACCTGGATCTTCGAGGAGCCAACAAACCGAGATAATCTCAGCAGTGGTGTCAGTGAGGGCACGGtattcagcttctgtgcttgagcgagcagtgaacgtttgcttcttagcatGCCAAGAAATGAGAGCATCGCCAAGAAACAAatagtaaccagtagtagaacgacgattagtgggatcaccagcccaatcagcatcggagtaAGCCTGAAGAGACAAAGAGGAATGGGTAGAAAATTAAAGGTCATGAAATaaagtgcctttgatgtagcgaagaatgcgaagaactgccgcatagtgagtagtacgaggagctgacaagaactggctaagtacatgaaccggataggcgatgtctggtcgggtgacagtcaagtaaacgagacctccaactaactgtcgatagagagtcggattatccaaaacagtgccatccataggggtaaatcgaacattaggctcaagaggagtagactcagtgcgactatctgtaatcccagcgcgagcaagaagatcttaagcatacttagcctgagagagatagatgtCATCATTggtggagatgacctcgagaccaagaaaataactgagagaaccaagatcttacatctcaaaggtacggtgaagtgaggccttgagatcagagataccatcaacatcatctccagtaatgattatgtcatcaacatacaaaagtagaagaacaaccccacgttcgcttttacgaatgaaaaggacattctcatgagggctagaagtaaaaccaagactgcatatagtagtgctgaacttgtcaaaccattcacgaggagcttgttTATGTCCATAAAGTGTCTTGCGAATGAGACAAACCTTattagaaggacaaggatatctcgaaggtggtttcatatagactttctttttcaaattcccattaagaaatgcattcttcacatccatctgactgagagaccattttttaaccgCGACAATCGCAAGAAGAGCTCTAACAGACGTAAGACGAGTGACAgaagcaaaagtctcttcataatcaataccatactcttgcgtacaatcttgagcaaccaagcgggccttataacggtcaatagagtcatcagagcgagtcttgatcttgtatacccatctactgcccacaacttcctgatcagaaggaggatcaaccaaatcccaagtgtgtgctttttcaagttcctgcatttcttcctgcattgcttgttgccaatttgggtttgaggaggcttctctgaatgacttaggttcatgttgatgaaggatAGTAGAAAAGAAAtggtaatcaagaagatgaggaggtggattccttaccctagaagaacgagcggGAAGATGAGGCATGACGGTAGAAGCAAAATCATTGTCcggtctggaatcatcgggagatggagaaggcgaaAGAACAGGAGGCTGTAGAGGGTCACTCGAGATAGAatctgtagaatcatcactaggaaaaagatcaacattggggttagtaaacaaaggtgactgagtagtagGAATGGACTCAAAGGATGAGAACTGAGAAAGCATGTGGTactcccagaagacaacatgacgagatatacgaatacgtttagagagaggatcccaacaacgataacccttgtgttcagtgccataaccaaggaaacaacacatatgagcccgaggttcaagtttactataatcatgaggctgaagaagaacaaaacatacacaaccgaaaactcaaagagaactataatctggggaggtatgataaagacactcaaagggagtaacattaccaagaacagaagaagggagtctattgataacatgaacagcagtaaaaacggcttcaccccaagtacgctcaggacacgaagaagaaaggaGTATTGCACGGACGGAGTCAAGAATTTGATGGTATTTGCGTTCAACTCTACCATTTTGTTAAGACATACCAGGAtaagaaaactcagacaaagtatcctgttctgcaagaaaggttaagagtttggaatcacggtattccatagcattatcacgtcggaaaaccttaatgaccttggaaaattgagttttaatcatagtagcaaagttgatatagatctgaggtaactcatgatgattagttatcaaataaacccaagtaaaacgggaataatcatcaatgaaaacgaAAAAGTATCGAGCTTCGCCCATAGAGGCAGTGGGAccggggccccaaacatcagagtaAATGAGATCAAAatgagagcaagcaagagatgaattattgtgaaaagataaagcaggttgtttggcggtttggcaagaaatgcaatcaaaagattaATTTGGAACCTGACTCAAAACACCCTGAGACACAAGAGGACACAGTTTTCCTAAGGAGGTGTGGGTaagacgttgatgccataagtgaagagtagagggagaagaagcagcacgGAAATTTAgtacaggaggaatatgaagattctcgagttcaaacaaccttccgaccttacgtccACTCCCGATGATTTGTCTCGTCTGAGGATCttgtacacgacaaccagaaacaaaaaaagtgacttcaaaactcaaatcaacaagttgaccaacagaaataagattgaagtttaatttggaaatataataagtatcaggaaAATTAAGAGTTGATTGAgatatagaacccttgtgtgttgcgtgcaagagggagccatttgcaatattgacagaaggtccatttgtagtggtagacatggacgagaaaatattacgcaacggagacatgtgattaaagcaactcgagtcaaagtaccatttagaattactTAGAGGGGTCGAAAAAGCAACAGGGGTATTACCAGAAATGGAGAGAAGACGCTGAAGAAGAAATGCAATATTAGATAGAGAGACAAGAGACGAATTGAGTAGATCAGGATGTAGTGGGCGAGTAGGACAGGCAGTAATTaaatgtcccgagagcttgcaGTAACGGCAGAACAGTTGTGAACAATGGtagctgttcataccctgggtcgagctgtccgacccgggatgttctaccgacaaagcgaccgacctcttcaagtcaggacaatccgacctcttctcaaagagctcggccaaaactactaggaaagcccaataaagggcccaaatagaggaacacgacccgaatccaagggcaacccaagcctatagagataaaggtggttcccttAAAGGTAAGATGACCTCGctcgaagataaagataagataagataactaacttatcttatcaaagGAAGGTCtttctacaccattataaatacactggagcacccaggtataactcatactctgattctactcaatacctgcttaatacccttgctaacttaagcatcggagtcctttacaggtacccccaccctccggggacaaaggaatcagcaccaccatCAAGTCCAACAAATCGGATACAACcgttccgaccagcacagaagatctcatccgagatcgacctacagtttcaggtaaccctcggaacattggcgccattgccggggaacctggaagtcatcccatcaccatcgcGGACGACCATAACAACGACCACACCTCAGATTTAGAGgaaagaacgccgcataaaaacgcaGACACCACCCCCAAAAGATACTTCCCAAATCAACAACAAGATGaactccccaaacgagggagccATGGATGCATTTCAAGACCGGTTAAAATAACTTGAGGAAGAAGCCCTATGCCAACGAGAGGCCGAGAAGGACCTACAAAGAGAAATAAGATGACGCTGggaattggagaacaaactcctaaaacttgaagccgatgtcaAGACGAAAGCCAGCCGATCCAATCCTGAAGATAGCAACAGCAAggagcaagacccattcaccaaagagatcataaagacaaaaatcccaaaggactttaaactcccagacatgaccttatacgacggcactacagatcccggccatcatctcagcaacttcagaagcagaattttctcaccgacgcctcagatgcaattcgttgcaaagcctttccaactactttaacgaaaacagcaattagatggttcgacaacctccctcctagatccatctcaagtttcgacaACATGGCTAAGAaatttctggccagattctccatccaaaaggacaaagctaaacaaGCTCTGAGCTTACTGggaatcaggcaaggagaacGGGAAATCCTACGtaattacatggaaagattcaacaggACATGCATGGATATACAGAACCTACCAACAAAAGCCGCTattatgggcctcattaatggcttacgagaagggccctttagtcaatctatatcaaaaagtatcccacatctctgaacgaggtgcaggaacgagcggaaaagtacatcaacatggaggaaaattcccgactaggagagacctcgaaGGCCAGGTTCACCCCACAGGATAAGGATAAAGATTCCAGAAAGAAGGAAGACCGACAtggagagaaaattaaaaaaataccacaattacacccctctacgggtgtctcttgtggacatatacagagaggtttgcaacacgaaaaaaataccaccagctcagccactcaaaggcaaaaaaggaggaggaaactgggttgaatattgtgaataccatcggatccgcgggcactccaccaatgagtgttttgatttaaaaaatgtcatagaaaagctcgtacgagaaggaaagctagatcgatatctggccacccatgatgatgaacaaagaaaaagaaaaagagcagaaGATGTCGGACCACCTGCGCGATCATCTcgaacgccagaaagacatgtccacatgatacacggcggatttgccggaggaggaatctccaaatcatctcacaaaagacatctcaaagacgtatatcacGTCGCAGGAAAAGAGGAAGCACCCGAGATCCCGGCAATCACCTTTACAAAGGAAGATGCATCCGGCGTCGCAtcagggcatgacgatcccatggtcatcaccattatactggcaaatgcaaaTCTTCACCGTGCACTGATAGACCAGGGGAGTTCTGCCGATATATTATTCAAAGCagctttcgacaaactcggcctagaagaaaaagaactcagagcgtaTCCAGACAGCATGTTCGGGCTAGGCGATACCCCAGTTCAACCGATGGGATACATCTCCCTCCACACGACTTTCGGAaaaggaagtcagtcaagaacactcaaaatagattacatcgtagtcgacgtaagttcagcctacaacgccctaataggtcggacaacgttaaatcagcttggcgcaatagtctcaactccgcatctatgcatgaagttcccaactgcaggaggaatagctacgataaaagcagatcagaggATGGCGCACCGCTGTTAcaacaaaagtctaaacctcagaggcagaggagaagaattccacacaattgagctcggtggagttcagaggcgggaagagcttcgcccacaacctgaaggagaaatagagaaaatctaGATCGGAGATACCCCAgaccaaacaaccaatatcggcacactcctaaaaggagacattaaagaatcactcatacagtttctacgtgacaacgccgacctctttgcatggaaggccgcagacatgccagacATAGATTCTACgctaatgtgccataagctagcaATCTACCCGGGATCTCGGGTGGTACAACAAAGGCGTAGAAAGCTAGGATCAGAACgctctcaagctgtggaagaataggtacgagctctactggaggcaggtttcataagagaagtcaaatactcgctatggcttgctaatgtcgtattggtaaaaaagtcaaacgggaagtggagaatgtgcaccgactataccgatctcaacaaagcatgcccgaAAGATCCTTACCCGTTCCCGAACATTGATGCTCTGGTAGATgtctcctccggatataaatacctctccttcatggatgcatactcgggatataaccaaatcccaatgtacccacccgaccaagaaaaaacctcattcttaaccccaaaggcaaattactgctacattgttatgCCCTTCGGCCTTAAAAACGCGAGAGCCacctaccaaagattaatgaacaaggttTTTTCGGATCCCATCGGAAAggtcatggaagtttatgtggacgacatgctagtaaagacgCAAAACGAAGAGATGTTATTAGCCGAtctgacacaagtattcaacaccataagacgacacggcatgcgactcaatcacgcaaaatgcaccttcgcagaagaagctggtaaattcttgggttttatgatcacacagagaggaatcgaggcaaacccggacaaatgcaaggtcatactcaacatgaaaagcccgacttgtgtcaaagaggtacaacaactcaacgggaggttggcagccttgtcgaGATTCCTggctggatcagcaataagatctctctctttctacgccactctaaggaagggaaaagagtttgaatggacagcagaatgcgagcaagccttccaagacttcaaaagatTCCTAGGACGACCACCTATACTaagtcggccacgggaaggagaaccactcatattgtacctcgcagtgggaaatcggacaatagcctcagcactagttcggGAAGACAACAGCGgacaacaacccatatactttatcagcaaagcattacaaggatccgagctgaactaccagaaaatagaaaagttcgcttacgcTTTCATACTAACAtcacgacgacttcgcccatacttccagtctcacaccattaaagttcggaccaaccaacccataaaagggatccTATAGAAAACAGACTacttggcaggcagaatcttgcaatgggcagtcgagttgtccgaattcgacctttaATACGAAgttcggacggccatcaaatctcaatatctggtCGACTTCATTGTAGAATTCACGGACACACTGGAAATCCCCACATAATGGAATTTATATGTGGATGGTTCCTCAAACAAAATGGGAAGTGGCGTGGGcataataattgaaagcgaccagggaacccaaatcgaactctccctcaaatttgggtttcttgcctcaaacaatcaagcggaatatgaggcactactagctggtttgaagctggctaaggaggttggagctcaaaaacttatcatcttcagcgactcacaggtagttacgtcacaaataacaggaagctaccaagccaaagatcccactatgaaaaagtacttagacaaaaccagggaacaacttgaacaactcggagagtatgagattcgtcacataccccgagaacagaatgcccagactgatgcactctcaaaactagccagcaccaaaccaggaagcaacaatagaagccttatccaagaaaaTCTACAtaatccatcaatctcagaagaagaaaaagtcctagccataacaggtcgcgatcagggatggatgactcccataattaattacctcagaACAGAAGCCCTCcctacagatgagaaagaggcaaagaggttaaaacgggaggcaaaATACtctaccatcataaataatactctatacaaaagaggaatttcaataccatttctaaaatgcgtgccgacttccaacacaaaagatgtcctagaagaagtacacagtggcatttgtggcaatcacctagGAGCGCAggcactcgccaaaaaagtacttcgggcagaattttattggccaactctacaaaaagaagccacagaatttgtaaggacatgttcACCATGCCAGAAATATGCCAAATTTCACACCGCCCCGCCAGAGGAACTAattagcgtaacctcaccttaGCCATTCgtaaaatggggacttgatctcctcggacctttccctcaaggatcgggacaagtcaaattcctcatagtaggaatagactacttcacaaaatggatcgaggcaaaacccctagccaacgccacaacacaaagaagtcagaaatttctatatagaaaaatcgtcacaaggttcggagttccatactccatcactacagacaatggtacccagttcacagacgcaggcttcagaaaattagcggcctacttgaatataaaacaacaattcacctctgttgagcacacccaagccaatgggcaagctgaagctgctaacaaagttatattagtaGGGTTAAAACGGacattacaagatgcaaagggagcctgggttgAGGAGCTTCCGCAAGTCCTAAGGGCATATCGAATGACTCCACATTCCACAACAAAGGAGTCATCTTTCCGATTAGCTTatagaatggaggcaatgatcccagtggaggtcgaagaaggatcacccagagtaatccaTTTTAGCGAAAAAGCCAATtttccaacttcaaagggaagagctcgacttacttccggaaatccaagaaagagctcggataagggaagaggcgTTGAAACGACGAATGGCCTCCAGATACAACCGAAAAGTAATACAGCGGGCCTTTGCTGaagacgacctcatcctaatccaaaacgACATAGGAAccactcgacctggagaaggaaaactggcggcaAACTGGAAAGAGCccttccgagtcatagaagtattgggaaagggctactacaggctttccaaactcgacgggcgagagcttcctaggtcatggcacacctgcaacctaagaaggtactatagctagggatgataaaagatcttggacaaagcgcactctttttcctaaaaaaggttttttaacgaggcgccccgccaagacctacaaatcacccgacttaggaaattaactcctcatgtatatttgcattctcttttaataaattttttcagattctctacaaacgctcaagtcgtattattctgaaaacatttatcgcccgattataaagctacagatcgacagaaagtgaaaaccgaattcactgcgcgatcacgataaaaacgagggttaaaacccaaattctacaaaatcgacaaagatgaaaacagaataatgcaagaagttatagaaagtgatccatagaaaggacctgacgaggccctaataaaatggattgctataaaataacttaaagactggccggcacAAAAGTCGGACCATCCACAACAattcaagttataagtaaagccctggaaagaggtctagtcaaccctataaaagaggattactataacttcgaagagccAGACTTgaggaagtcggactcctacaaataagttacaaagataatccctgaaagagacctaaacaaggtccaagaaagaggattatcaagtaactcgacagggcccgatgtgacgaagtcggcccagaaagataagttacaaaagataatcactgaaagagacctaaacaaggtcaaagaaagaggattatcaagtaacttgaCAGGGCCTGacgtgacgaagtcggcccaaaaagataagttacaaaagataatccctgaaagagacct includes:
- the LOC112711652 gene encoding transmembrane ascorbate ferrireductase 1 isoform X1 codes for the protein MALGITAVPFTYVVHVLGLVAIILVLVWNIHFRGGLAWDADNKNLIFNLHPVLMILGLIFLGGEAIISYKSLPLKKEVKKVIHLTLHAIALALGIFGICAAFKNHNESGIANLYSLHSWLGIAVISLYGIQWLYGFVIFFFPGGTPAIRRESLPWHVLFGLFVYVLAIGTASLGFLEKLTFLENSGLAKYGSEALLVNFTAVITILFGAFVVLSALSDAPPAEDDYAPI
- the LOC112711652 gene encoding transmembrane ascorbate ferrireductase 1 isoform X2, whose protein sequence is MILSGLLFLFLALHPVLMILGLIFLGGEAIISYKSLPLKKEVKKVIHLTLHAIALALGIFGICAAFKNHNESGIANLYSLHSWLGIAVISLYGIQWLYGFVIFFFPGGTPAIRRESLPWHVLFGLFVYVLAIGTASLGFLEKLTFLENSGLAKYGSEALLVNFTAVITILFGAFVVLSALSDAPPAEDDYAPI